In Rouxiella sp. WC2420, the following proteins share a genomic window:
- the truA gene encoding tRNA pseudouridine(38-40) synthase TruA — MSEQELSEQRPPVIAERIALGIEYDGSQYYGWQRQQNVSSVQECLEKALSRVADTPITVQCAGRTDAGVSATGQVVHFDTPVVRKDAAWTMGVNTHLPKDIAVRWVSHVADDFHARFTATARRYRYVIYNHRYRPGILSHGITHVHMPLDVEKMQRAGQCLLGENDFTSFRAVQCQSRTPWRFMIHLNVSRFGHYVVVDIKANAFVHHMVRNIVGSLVEVGAGNQPESWMAELLAVKNRNLAAATAKAEGLYLVGVDYPEKFALPKVTLGPLFLAD, encoded by the coding sequence ATGTCTGAGCAGGAACTCTCCGAGCAGCGCCCGCCAGTAATTGCCGAGCGCATTGCTTTGGGAATCGAGTATGACGGCAGTCAATATTATGGTTGGCAGCGTCAGCAAAATGTAAGCAGCGTTCAAGAATGTCTGGAAAAAGCACTAAGCCGCGTGGCCGATACGCCTATCACCGTGCAGTGTGCGGGTCGAACCGACGCGGGCGTGAGTGCCACCGGGCAAGTTGTACATTTCGACACGCCGGTTGTTCGTAAAGATGCTGCGTGGACTATGGGCGTGAATACGCATCTGCCAAAAGACATTGCGGTGCGCTGGGTCAGTCACGTTGCCGACGATTTTCACGCGCGTTTTACCGCCACGGCGCGTCGTTATCGCTATGTAATTTACAATCACCGCTACCGCCCCGGCATCCTCAGTCATGGAATAACTCACGTCCATATGCCTTTGGATGTTGAAAAAATGCAGCGCGCAGGGCAATGTTTGCTGGGCGAAAATGACTTTACTTCATTTCGCGCCGTTCAATGTCAGTCGAGAACGCCCTGGCGTTTTATGATCCATCTGAACGTGAGTCGTTTTGGACATTATGTGGTGGTTGATATCAAGGCCAATGCCTTTGTTCACCATATGGTGCGAAATATTGTTGGCAGTCTGGTTGAAGTTGGCGCTGGTAACCAGCCAGAAAGCTGGATGGCAGAACTGTTGGCGGTAAAAAATCGTAATCTTGCCGCTGCTACCGCAAAGGCGGAAGGTTTATATCTTGTTGGCGTTGATTATCCAGAGAAGTTTGCTTTACCTAAAGTAACTCTGGGCCCGCTGTTTCTTGCCGATTAA
- a CDS encoding DedA family protein produces MEFIHYIVDFILHIDVHLTELVANYGVWVYAILFLILFCETGLVVTPFLPGDSLLFVAGALAALPSNSLDVHLMAFLMVVAAVAGDAVNYTVGRLFGAKLFANPNSKIFRRSYLEQTHKFYEKHGGKTIILARFVPIVRTFAPFVAGMGRMSYRQFATYNVIGALFWVLLLTYAGYLFGNVPFVQNNLKFVIVAIIVVSVLPAIIEVIRHRKTAGKAGERPN; encoded by the coding sequence ATGGAATTCATCCATTATATCGTTGATTTTATCCTGCATATTGATGTGCATCTCACCGAACTGGTCGCTAATTATGGCGTCTGGGTTTATGCCATTTTGTTCTTGATACTATTTTGCGAAACCGGATTGGTGGTTACGCCGTTCCTGCCGGGTGATTCTTTGCTGTTTGTTGCCGGTGCGCTGGCAGCACTGCCTTCCAACAGTCTGGATGTTCATTTGATGGCATTCTTGATGGTGGTTGCTGCGGTAGCGGGTGATGCGGTTAACTACACAGTCGGGCGTTTGTTTGGTGCAAAACTGTTCGCAAATCCAAACTCTAAGATTTTTCGCAGGAGTTATTTAGAACAAACGCACAAGTTTTACGAGAAACACGGCGGCAAAACCATTATTCTTGCGCGCTTTGTCCCAATTGTTCGTACTTTTGCACCGTTTGTTGCCGGCATGGGGCGTATGTCTTATCGACAGTTTGCTACCTATAACGTGATCGGCGCGCTATTTTGGGTGCTGTTATTGACTTACGCTGGCTACCTTTTTGGCAACGTGCCATTTGTGCAGAACAATTTGAAATTCGTGATTGTCGCAATTATCGTTGTCTCTGTTTTGCCAGCAATTATTGAGGTGATCCGTCACCGTAAAACCGCTGGCAAAGCTGGAGAGCGACCAAACTGA
- the accD gene encoding acetyl-CoA carboxylase, carboxyltransferase subunit beta, whose translation MSWIERILNKSNISQTRKASIPEGVWTKCDSCGQVLYRAELERNLMVCPKCDHHMRMSARMRLFTFMDEGSEVELGSELEPKDILKFKDSKKYKDRLLAAQKETDEKDAMVVMKGTLYGMPIVVAAFEFAFMGGSMASVVGARFVRAVEQAIEDNCPLVCFSASGGARMQEALMSLMQMAKTSAALAKLQERGLPYISVLTDPTMGGVSASLAMLGDINVAEPKALIGFAGPRVIEQTVREKLPPGFQRSEFLIEKGAIDMIVRRADLRNKLGSVLAKLTGRPEPKVVEAPVVAAADVKSDNDQGA comes from the coding sequence ATGAGCTGGATTGAACGAATTCTTAATAAAAGCAACATCTCGCAAACCCGTAAGGCAAGCATTCCAGAGGGTGTCTGGACCAAATGCGATAGCTGTGGTCAGGTGTTATACCGCGCTGAATTAGAGCGCAATCTGATGGTTTGTCCTAAGTGTGATCACCACATGCGCATGTCAGCGCGCATGCGTCTGTTCACCTTTATGGATGAAGGGAGCGAGGTCGAATTGGGTAGTGAACTTGAGCCAAAAGACATTCTCAAGTTTAAAGACTCCAAAAAATATAAAGATCGTCTGCTTGCAGCTCAAAAAGAGACAGATGAAAAAGACGCGATGGTGGTGATGAAGGGCACGCTGTACGGTATGCCAATCGTTGTAGCTGCGTTTGAATTTGCTTTCATGGGCGGTTCAATGGCATCGGTTGTGGGTGCTCGTTTCGTCCGCGCTGTCGAGCAGGCCATTGAAGACAACTGCCCGTTGGTGTGTTTCTCGGCCAGTGGCGGCGCGCGTATGCAAGAAGCGTTGATGTCATTGATGCAAATGGCAAAAACCAGTGCTGCTTTGGCGAAACTGCAAGAGCGCGGTTTGCCGTACATCTCTGTGCTGACTGACCCAACCATGGGTGGCGTTTCTGCGAGTCTGGCAATGCTTGGTGATATCAACGTGGCTGAGCCTAAAGCGTTGATCGGTTTTGCCGGTCCTCGCGTTATCGAGCAGACCGTGCGTGAAAAACTGCCGCCTGGCTTCCAGCGTAGTGAGTTCCTGATCGAGAAAGGCGCGATTGATATGATTGTTCGCCGTGCCGATTTGCGTAACAAGCTGGGCAGCGTATTGGCCAAACTGACCGGCCGTCCTGAGCCTAAAGTTGTTGAAGCGCCGGTAGTTGCCGCTGCTGATGTAAAATCTGACAACGATCAGGGTGCATAA